In the Candidatus Caldatribacterium sp. genome, one interval contains:
- a CDS encoding ATP-dependent Clp protease proteolytic subunit yields MFWEILFLILFLSVYFPALQQKILEQRRIVIIREFERKRRSRVIVLIHRQESVSFLGLPIARYISIEDSERVLRAIRLTPPDMPIDLILHTPGGLVLAAEQIAWAIKRHPAKVTVFVPHYAMSGGTLIALAADEIVMDPNAVLGPVDPQISTVHGQYPAASILRALEEPNPNRSDETLILGDIARKAIRQVYQVVFDLVRDKMPEEKAREIAQILSEGRWTHDFPITPAIAKELGLPVQEGLPEEIYELMELYPQPPQQRPTVECVPLPYRPYRRPAAKE; encoded by the coding sequence CTGGGAAATACTCTTTCTCATCCTCTTTCTGAGCGTGTACTTTCCGGCGCTGCAGCAGAAAATCCTCGAGCAACGTCGTATCGTCATAATCCGGGAATTTGAGAGGAAGCGCCGCTCTCGGGTCATCGTGCTCATCCATCGCCAGGAATCGGTGAGCTTTCTTGGTTTACCCATTGCTCGGTACATCAGTATCGAGGATTCAGAGCGGGTCCTTCGGGCCATCCGTTTAACCCCTCCCGACATGCCTATTGATCTCATCCTTCACACTCCTGGGGGTTTAGTTCTTGCTGCCGAGCAGATTGCCTGGGCCATTAAGCGGCATCCGGCGAAAGTTACCGTTTTCGTTCCTCACTACGCTATGTCCGGTGGCACACTCATTGCCCTTGCTGCTGATGAAATCGTCATGGACCCCAATGCGGTTCTTGGTCCTGTGGACCCCCAGATTTCTACGGTCCATGGCCAGTACCCGGCTGCTTCCATTCTTCGAGCTCTTGAGGAACCCAATCCGAATCGGAGCGATGAAACCCTTATCCTGGGAGACATAGCCCGGAAGGCCATCCGCCAGGTTTACCAGGTTGTGTTCGATTTGGTACGGGATAAAATGCCTGAGGAAAAGGCAAGGGAAATTGCCCAGATTCTCTCGGAGGGACGATGGACGCACGACTTCCCCATTACCCCTGCAATAGCGAAGGAGTTAGGTCTTCCCGTTCAGGAGGGACTTCCTGAAGAAATTTACGAGCTCATGGAGCTCTACCCGCAACCTCCCCAGCAGCGTCCAACTGTCGAGTGCGTGCCCTTGCCGTACCGGCCGTACCGGCGGCCAGCGGCGAAAGAGTAA